The window AGCGCACTCGGTAAACGAAAACCATGCTCCACCAGCACCTCTTTACGCGCCCGATCACCGTTAAACATACCGCGTACCTGCGGCACAGTAATGTGACTCTCATCAATCATCATTAGAAAATCATCCGGAAAATAATCTAGTAAGGTTGCCGGTTGCTCACCCGGCTCGCGGTTGGTCAAATATCTTGAATAATTTTCAATTCCCTTCACATAGCCAGTTTGCTCTAAAATTTCTAGATCATACTTCACGCGCTGTTCAATGCGCTGAGCCTCCAAATGCATATCCTGTGACTTATACCAAGCCACGCGCTCGGTCGACTCCTCGTGAATTCGCTCCATGGCCTTTTGGATCTGCTCCTTTGGTGCCACATAATGTTTAGCTGGAAAAATTGTCACTTCAGTGGGGCGGCCAACCACCTCACCCGTGAGGGGTGTCAACTTAGTAATCGACTCCACCACATCACCAAAAAACTGAATTCGATAAGCCTCTTCCCCATCGGCTGGAATTATATCAATATTTTCTCCTCTTACCCGAAAAGTTCCACGCTGAAAGTTTTGGTCATTACGCGCATATTGAATGTCGGTTAAGAGACGCAAGAATTTATCTCGCTTTTTCATCTCGCCCACTTTTATGGCAATCGACATATTAGCAAAGTCTTCCACCGAACCAATGCCATAAATACAGCTCACCGACGCCACAATTAAAACATCCTGACGAGAAAGCAGGGCCGAAGTGGCCGCTAGACGCAAACGATCAATCTCTTCATTGATGGCTGAGTCTTTTTCAATGTAGGTATCCGAGCGAGCTATGTAGGCTTCTGGCTGATAGTAGTCAAAATAGCTCACAAAATAATGTACAGCATTATCTGGAAAGAACTCTTTAAACTCCGAATACAGTTGAGCTGCCAATGTTTTGTTGTGGGAAAGAACCAAGGTTGGGCGATTTATTTTGGCGACCAAATTCGCCATGGTAAATGTCTTACCGGAACCAGTCACACCCAAAAGAGTTTGCTCTCGTGCCCCATCGCGTAA is drawn from bacterium and contains these coding sequences:
- the uvrB gene encoding excinuclease ABC subunit UvrB; the protein is MAFNLRAKYEPSGDQPGAIEKLYAGLRDGAREQTLLGVTGSGKTFTMANLVAKINRPTLVLSHNKTLAAQLYSEFKEFFPDNAVHYFVSYFDYYQPEAYIARSDTYIEKDSAINEEIDRLRLAATSALLSRQDVLIVASVSCIYGIGSVEDFANMSIAIKVGEMKKRDKFLRLLTDIQYARNDQNFQRGTFRVRGENIDIIPADGEEAYRIQFFGDVVESITKLTPLTGEVVGRPTEVTIFPAKHYVAPKEQIQKAMERIHEESTERVAWYKSQDMHLEAQRIEQRVKYDLEILEQTGYVKGIENYSRYLTNREPGEQPATLLDYFPDDFLMMIDESHITVPQVRGMFNGDRARKEVLVEHGFRLPSALDNRPLTFTEFDRHINQVVYVSATPADYELSRSSHVAEQIIRPTGLLDPEIEVRPVEHQVDDLIGEVRERVKKGQRTLVTTLTKRMAEDLTEYLMDIGIKVQYLHSEVHTLERTDILRDLRLGVYDVLVGINLLREGLDLPEVSLVAIIDADKEGFLRSTSSLIQTIGRAARHVEGKVIMYADRVTGSMQVAIEETNRRREKQLAYNDTHGITPQGIKKAIAERIAEEREAEVADVQVLDLAKIPKDELKHLVRQLNEQMELAAANLQFEKAAELRDQIAEIRDFQAGREIKRK